A stretch of the Gloeocapsopsis sp. IPPAS B-1203 genome encodes the following:
- a CDS encoding DUF3987 domain-containing protein: MFQESENQFVASQKPCTDRNQANAHLEALGYQPGNAVYIRAFLSKEDPRYAPNTGRKADRLNWEQVERWQAQGYGVYIVVNGGGHKDEDVKSCRAIFCEFDDRPIEDQINFWQNLGIPEPSLQIATRKSVHTYWVFDKPIAVEQWRELQTALLTYTGSDPALKNPSRVMRLAGSYHIKPGCEPVRCNIIHCGDKRYSYEELRAAIPLPKLPATKLPLLQPICGSTPQGQRYEDIRIPVLESVPLEACLSKESRLLLESGVNEGSRNVLGAKLARDLIGTANYLQTIGQHFNGNPQQMLEDYANRCTPPLPASEVDAIWKSAEKDRPGPSCQPEGVEACVKAWYWKQHVKPNRQQQATQKSHNQVSGRGFGHGNVGNTGKPPVTAVTLCDRIKEILSRHETESAVASALMDLATATGRTYNEINSLARIVRAEGELATEVIAAVQSFQGILTSCRKRLDIGRYLDKALADPLVSMAAAMPTAPEYLFNTFLASSASRIGTAARVVINSEGGYTQPCIFWTANVAHSGQAKTPPQQAILKPLEEMEAAAKEIHDIQMEDYENDKDAESKPPVRQRRLLNNVTTSTKIRIHDENPRGLLEYLDELVADYQRLNQYKSGKGDDLQLELSFWNGSGGNFDRHDARLFLGRVALSKTGTYQWDTLARLMADEVNFIASGYSSRFLYCSIVDAPARYLDLLSSRSANTLKQKLQELYGELEKLPQTDYLLSHEAKVLFQGWNHTLVNAEIEEVHFGLSLVYAKIESYTARIALWLHLVNAVLQGEQPLPVISGETMQYAIEIASFYLWQHKLIHAHNAPNRQLEGLFLKVQTQAEKFFTKCSKGVGASFLKTRINALKNWAVEKIRCSIFQPLAAAGHGRIEGEGSEMVYIPNTQSDANDKELVAVGGKLVASPIAENFTSTNLQTLIGEIDGQDAHITSQQPSEAITQEGNAYASPHRTVASTGETPKITLAHQTLRSTEDTSARECPHQFTNSTTQSFANTCTLAVGEIANSSPIAPIALLQTELPQQIPTARELAAKVLGCATWVELAQQVRSAKKLMQAASCMSSQQRAWVANLLTTHLCSAPDALSQLAWIPEKLRDVVLKQLSFTIRQLRKSAESLELYWEYISNCQFVSVTIQETGQQRWNFQTPDGNTISVFDLKVIEAIALA, from the coding sequence ATGTTCCAGGAGTCCGAAAATCAGTTCGTCGCATCACAAAAACCTTGCACTGATCGCAACCAAGCAAATGCTCATTTAGAAGCACTGGGTTATCAACCAGGGAATGCAGTTTACATCAGAGCATTTTTATCGAAAGAAGATCCCCGCTATGCTCCCAACACTGGACGTAAAGCCGATCGCTTGAACTGGGAGCAAGTAGAACGTTGGCAAGCACAAGGATATGGCGTTTACATCGTGGTGAATGGTGGGGGACATAAAGACGAAGACGTCAAGTCCTGCCGTGCGATCTTCTGTGAATTTGACGATCGCCCCATTGAAGATCAAATTAATTTTTGGCAAAACTTGGGGATACCGGAACCTTCATTACAAATTGCTACCCGCAAGTCAGTCCACACATATTGGGTATTTGACAAACCGATCGCCGTGGAACAATGGCGAGAATTGCAAACGGCTCTCCTCACCTATACTGGTTCCGACCCAGCATTGAAAAATCCCAGTCGAGTGATGAGACTGGCTGGTTCTTACCATATTAAACCTGGGTGCGAACCAGTACGCTGCAACATCATTCACTGTGGAGACAAGCGTTATAGCTACGAGGAGCTACGCGCTGCTATTCCACTACCAAAACTGCCAGCGACTAAACTGCCACTGTTGCAACCGATTTGTGGATCTACACCTCAAGGACAACGCTATGAAGATATTCGGATTCCAGTTCTTGAATCAGTCCCCCTAGAAGCGTGCCTTTCCAAGGAATCTCGCCTACTACTTGAATCTGGAGTAAATGAAGGCAGCCGCAACGTATTGGGAGCTAAATTAGCCCGCGACCTCATCGGTACTGCTAATTATCTTCAAACTATCGGGCAGCATTTTAACGGCAACCCCCAGCAAATGCTGGAAGACTACGCTAACCGCTGCACCCCACCCTTACCTGCTTCTGAGGTAGATGCGATCTGGAAGTCAGCCGAAAAAGACCGCCCTGGTCCGAGCTGTCAACCAGAAGGAGTAGAGGCTTGTGTTAAAGCATGGTACTGGAAGCAGCACGTCAAACCAAATCGACAGCAGCAAGCTACCCAGAAAAGTCATAATCAGGTTTCTGGAAGAGGATTTGGTCATGGCAACGTTGGCAATACTGGGAAACCACCCGTTACTGCTGTAACTTTGTGCGATCGCATTAAAGAAATTCTCTCGCGGCACGAAACTGAATCAGCAGTTGCCAGCGCCTTGATGGACTTAGCTACTGCTACCGGACGGACGTATAACGAGATTAACTCTCTAGCTAGGATTGTTCGGGCTGAAGGCGAACTAGCCACCGAAGTCATTGCGGCAGTCCAGTCTTTTCAAGGAATACTCACCAGTTGTCGCAAGCGATTGGATATCGGGCGCTATTTGGACAAGGCATTAGCCGATCCGCTAGTGTCTATGGCAGCAGCGATGCCCACCGCACCAGAGTACCTATTTAACACTTTTCTTGCCTCTAGTGCCTCGCGCATCGGCACGGCAGCAAGGGTTGTCATTAATTCAGAAGGTGGCTACACGCAACCCTGTATTTTCTGGACGGCTAACGTCGCCCACAGCGGTCAAGCCAAAACTCCACCCCAACAGGCAATCCTCAAACCGCTAGAGGAAATGGAAGCAGCAGCCAAAGAAATCCACGACATTCAAATGGAGGACTACGAAAATGACAAGGATGCTGAAAGCAAACCACCAGTGCGACAGCGGCGGTTGCTGAATAACGTCACCACTTCCACCAAAATTCGCATTCATGACGAAAATCCACGCGGCTTGCTGGAATATCTGGACGAGTTAGTAGCAGACTACCAACGCTTAAACCAGTATAAGAGCGGTAAGGGCGATGACTTGCAACTAGAACTATCGTTTTGGAATGGTTCTGGCGGTAATTTCGATCGTCACGATGCGCGGCTATTTTTAGGTCGCGTTGCTTTGAGCAAGACGGGAACGTACCAATGGGATACGTTGGCGCGGTTAATGGCAGACGAAGTTAACTTCATTGCCAGCGGTTACTCGTCTCGGTTTCTCTACTGCTCGATTGTCGATGCACCCGCTAGGTATCTCGATCTATTGTCTTCTCGCTCTGCCAATACTCTCAAACAGAAGTTGCAGGAGTTGTATGGGGAATTAGAAAAACTGCCCCAAACCGACTACCTACTCTCCCACGAAGCTAAAGTGCTGTTCCAGGGGTGGAACCATACTTTGGTTAATGCTGAGATTGAGGAAGTGCATTTTGGGCTGTCGCTAGTATACGCCAAGATTGAGTCTTACACTGCCCGCATTGCTTTGTGGTTGCATCTAGTTAATGCCGTGCTACAAGGCGAACAGCCGCTGCCAGTTATTAGTGGCGAGACAATGCAATACGCAATTGAAATTGCCTCGTTCTATCTATGGCAGCACAAGCTGATTCATGCACACAACGCACCTAACCGCCAGCTAGAGGGGCTTTTTCTCAAGGTACAAACTCAAGCAGAGAAGTTTTTTACTAAGTGTAGCAAGGGTGTAGGGGCATCGTTCCTCAAGACGCGGATCAATGCCCTAAAAAACTGGGCAGTAGAAAAAATTCGCTGCTCAATTTTTCAGCCGTTAGCAGCAGCAGGTCACGGTCGGATTGAAGGTGAAGGCAGCGAGATGGTCTACATCCCCAACACTCAATCAGATGCCAATGATAAAGAATTGGTGGCTGTTGGTGGTAAGTTGGTGGCATCACCAATCGCTGAAAACTTTACTAGTACTAACTTACAAACACTAATTGGTGAAATTGATGGACAAGATGCCCATATTACTTCTCAGCAGCCGAGTGAAGCAATAACTCAAGAGGGCAACGCTTACGCCTCTCCCCACCGGACAGTTGCCTCAACGGGGGAAACCCCCAAGATCACACTCGCTCACCAGACACTTCGCTCAACGGAGGACACCTCCGCACGCGAGTGTCCTCACCAATTCACCAATTCAACTACCCAAAGCTTTGCTAATACTTGCACTCTTGCAGTTGGTGAGATCGCCAATTCATCACCAATTGCACCAATTGCACTCCTTCAAACAGAGTTGCCACAGCAAATACCAACTGCACGAGAATTGGCAGCAAAAGTGTTGGGCTGTGCCACCTGGGTAGAGTTGGCACAACAGGTACGCAGCGCCAAAAAGCTGATGCAGGCTGCTAGTTGCATGAGCTCGCAGCAACGTGCTTGGGTTGCTAACTTGTTAACTACACATTTGTGTTCTGCTCCCGATGCGCTTTCTCAGTTGGCTTGGATACCAGAAAAGCTGCGAGATGTTGTGTTGAAACAGTTAAGTTTTACGATTCGACAGCTAAGAAAGAGTGCAGAAAGTTTAGAACTTTATTGGGAGTACATTTCTAATTGCCAGTTTGTTTCAGTGACGATTCAAGAAACTGGTCAACAGCGATGGAATTTTCAAACTCCTGATGGCAATACCATCTCTGTCTTTGATCTCAAGGTAATTGAGGCGATCGCTCTTGCTTAA